Part of the Mya arenaria isolate MELC-2E11 chromosome 8, ASM2691426v1 genome, ATTCTGCATGAATTGGCAATGTAAACgggaatattttatttgcaacgATTGAGGGAACCGGGGCTTCAGATGGTGGTGAAAATCAGTGCTCATTGCGAGAGCTAAGCGTaaaatcttcagaaaaaaatccgcATTGGCACAGAATCCCATTCTGCTAAAATGGGAAATGTAATccggaataaaataaaaaatgggggGAAAGGTTGGACGGGTGCGGCAGGCTTGGATGCAAGTGACAATTAGCATCGCTCCATAATGCAATTCTTCGTGAAATGGCAATGTATTCCGGAATTAAAAGATTCAGGAGTCGGGTGGCTGGTACGGCAGACGGCGTTACATATTAGTGTTCATTGCGAGACGTGTGCGTAAAATGTATAAGGATTACTCCGCATTGCTCCAGAATGCCATTCTGCGTGAATTTGCAATGTAATACGAAATGAATTAAACTGGGATTGGATGGCAGGGGGCAGCAGACTGTGGTATAAATCAGTGCTCATTGCGAGAGATGTGCGTAAAATGTTCAGAGGTCAATCCGCGTTGCTCAAGAATGCCTTCTGTGTGAATTGGCAATGTAATCCAGAAGAATGCCTTCTGCGTGAATGGGCAATGTAATCCAGAAGATTGCCTTCTGCGTGAATTGGCAATGTAATCCAAAAGAATGCCTTCTGCGTGAATTGGCAATGTAATCCAGAAGAATGCCTTCTGCGTGAATGGGCAATGTAATCCAGAAGAATGCATTCTGCGTGAATTGGCAATGTAATCCAGAATATTGCCTTCTGCGTGAATGGGCAATGTAATCCAGAAGAATAATGCCTTCTGCGTGAATTGGCAATGTAATACAAAAGAATGCCTTCTGTGTGAATTGGCAATGTAATCCAGAAGAATGCCTTCTGCGTGAATGGGCAATGTAATCCAGAAGAATGCCTTCTGCGTAAATTGGCAATGTAATCCAGAATATTGCCTTCTGCGTGAATTGGCAATGTAATCCAGAATATTGCCTTCTGCGTGAATTGGCAATGTAATCCAGAATATTGCCTTCTGCGTGAATGGGCAATGTAATTCAGAATATTGCCTTCTGCGTGAATTGGCAATGTAATCCAGAATAAATGTTTAGGGAAAAAATCGGCATTCCTGCAGAATGCAATCTGCGTGAATTGGTTATacaatccggaataaaaaaaaaatcggggTTCGAATGGCCGGTGGCGGCAGACAGGGGTGGAGATCGGTGCTTATTTCGAGATCTGTAAGTAAAATGTTCAGAGACAATCTGTATTGCTGATGAATGCCACTCTGCGTGAAGTAGTAACGTAATCCGAAATAACCAAATTGGGGTCAGTTGACTACCACCAGGCGGGAGTTTCCAGAGTCAACGAAGTGCGTAAAAAGTTCAGGGAACTATCAATAGTGTTCTTGAGTGAAACTCAGCGTGAATTGTCAATGTAATTTGGAAACAATATGGGAATTTGTTGACCCTCCGATTTGCGTCCGAGTGCAATTAGGTGTTCAGTGTGTGTAAAATATTAAGGCGACTATCCGCACTGTTAGAAGGTTATTTATTGATCAAGTTTTTAATATTGCCCTCTCAGATCAATACTTTTGAAAATGCCCTATGTTGTCAATAATAAAATCCAAATCATGGATTGGATGCTTTAAAGAGACTCACTCATGTTTTGGTACCAAATTATTTCCCCTGgcaatgcatctgaaaacactattttactctttaatactcacattgtataaaaacaagagctgtcacagagacagcgcgctcgactattcaataataaagggcaattatttgcattaaatgcaaactagagttatctaacttggttaatttagttgGTTGGAtcgttgagtaccattgtatcaagtatcaatgcaatacctcaagtagttgctgagatataaaccgtaaccagaatttctaagttgaataataaaggcctattatttgcattatattcaaataattgttatctaacttcattgaTTTAGTAtcttagatagttgggaatacatatccaaagtttcaatgcaataactgatgtatttactgagataattacttaaaggtgcttacatgcaaaaccttaaccaaggtgtgacgccaacgccgacgccgacgccagggtgagtagtatagctctccgtattcttcgaatagtcgagctaaaaatgggATTGGGATTATTCTCCTCCGGGCGTCagagtgcatttttaatgtTCAGTGTCAGTGCTGTGCGTTAGTAGTTGAGGGGACTATCCGCAGTGCTTAAACGCAAAGCAAACACTGTAATCAGGCCGGTGTATGAATGCTTTAAATCCAGatgttctttaaatataacatcaaaacctgaccaactgactgttttttttatatttgtttgtacaaaCGAACCCATACTAAAGCTTTCCAAATAAGAGAATGTATGTACGAAGTCATTGCGCCAATGATTATTTTaccaattttattttggaaCTATTTTCACAGCCAATATGTGATACTTATTTTTgataactattttaaaacaaatagatTCCATTTTGTGTTgtccctttttctattaatattcGACAAGTTGTAACAGTCAGCTAGTAACCAGTTAAATATAAAACCATAGCTTCTGTATCTTACATTATGCATAAAAATACTACAATATGATTATCCTATGAATAAAATACGGCTAAAACAAATTGTAGTATCATATTTGTCAggagccgtgtactttgccgaAATTTTGGGTGCAGGACAAAGTGAACCACTTCCGAAGTGTACCATTTCAGGACCAAGTGAACCACATACACGTCATAGTAGTGGCTATCGTGTGAAGACACACTGCATGAAATGGGATAATAGCTAGTAATTATCACTGTTTTAATCcaatactttacttttaaagtacaattattaattaattaaatccagatttatttgtttttatgacatGATTGAGTTGTAAAGAACAAACACAgagatttttgttttaataaatatcgaataaaatttaacatgtttatacaaagtatgaagtattcataatatattattgggTATTAAATGAAAAAGGGTAATTTTGTTGTTggatttttaataattttttttcaaaacgttgttatatcaaaatacaaaatactaataattaaacacttttatatggtcaataatgtattcatattaccttaaaatcattaatcaagaaaataaaattttcaactCCGAGAAACCTGAGTTGATCAAGATTTTTAGAAAAAAGCTTAGGATTTTTAAGACAGTCCTATATAACCGTGGAAAGTGCTCTTTATTGGctggtttatggtctttatatgacattttttccccccaatattaagaaagttatctttaaacaaGAGGATACTtaaaggccctgtatcgcttacctgatccaataaagatcatccagaataacattctgatcaagttctaTGAActatgtgacctctagagtgcttaCAAGCTTTTCcaatgatttgacctaatgacctagtttttgatcacACATGACCCGGATTTAAACtcgacttagagattattaatataaacattctgaccaactttcatgaagatacagttataaatgtgagctttatagtgttaacaagcttttccttaaatttgaccttgtgccctagtttttgaccacataTGCccaagattcgaacttggcctagagctaatcaatatatacttTCTTActaagttttataaacatacagtcataaatgtgacctctaagagtgctaacaagcgtttcctatgatttgacctggtgaccttgtttttgaccgcacatgacccagatttaaatttgacttaaagattattaatataaacattccgACCAAccttcatgaagatacagtcataaatgagtCCTCTACAGTGTTATCAAGCttttcaatttgacctggtgacctagtttttgaccgcacatgacccagattcgaactcgACCTAGAGATCATTAATACtaacattctgaccaggtttcctgaggatacagtcataaatgtgacctctatagtgttgaCAAActttttcctttaatttgacctggtgacctagtttttaaccccagatgacccaatatcgaactcgtccaagattttattgagggtaaaattctgaccaagtttcaatAAGATTGTGCTCAAATTGTGACctttagagtgttaacagtcaaattgttgacgacggatgACTACGACGGACACGTTCACAATAGCTCAAAACCTACCTGAATCGAAATGTTTCTTTACATTTGTTGCTGTGTATTTATAGCTGCATACAACGACAAggacaacaaataaatataagttaagCGTTGTTTTCCTttcactttttatcatttttgtaaatgtacgagatgataatttattaaataacataatgacaaaaatacagaATAGAACAAATGAATGCTACAACATTAATGACGATGACGCGACTGTAGAAGCCGTGATTACAGACAGAATGTCAGACAACATATAAAACTTTCAATCTAAACAAGGAGCCTGTGCTTGGCCTTGGCCCACTGTGTCACCATCTGCTCGACCCAAGTCTCCATAAAGTTGGCGAAGGTGGGGCCGTCCATAGACACATGTAAGATGGCGTTCAACGTTTCATTCTGTAGTCTGTCACGTTGTGCCGTTTTAACACCCTTCAAGGCCGAGAACCCTCGTTCGACAACAGAATAAGCAGGCCAACAGTAGCTTATAAACCTAGGTTAGGCATGGCACCCCGCAACATTCGGCCACCTTCTGCATCAGGACTGTTGTGGTTGCCTGGCGTAGTGTCGTGTCCTGCGTaatgatgtttttcaaaactcggTACTAAGAGACGGCTGCACTGGCATCTGGAAGAACGCAGGTAAATCGGTCCGCCAGCATCTGTAAATAGCAATGTCAGATATGAttcttatatttgaatattgaactACACATGTCATGTTTCAATACAGTAATTATTAAGAGAATATTAGTAAAAAAATCTTAGAATTTTTGAAACACAATTGCTATGTATTTTCGTATCACTTCCGTAGTGACAATAACTTCCGTTGTGAATAACAGTCTGCTTTATTACCTTCGTCTGTGCAATGGTCGTTTAACTCTGCTTGGTCGTCGGCCGGCACGGTAGTAGGGTTGAATGCGCAGAATGTTTCTGACATGGGGATGTGTGGAAATTGCTTCTCCAGCGTCGATGAACTTGTCGTATACTTGCTCCttaaagtcagtgacttcacaCGGCTTTTGGCGGCTCAATCGGAACGACTGCTCGGTGAGATGGTCAATGGTCTGGGGAAGATGCTGGAGGTTCTGCCCAGGGTGCTCCTTCATTGAACGGACTGTTATGATAGCACCATTCACCAATGTACCGACCGCGTTGTATACCGCGTCCCTCATCTGAAGTgatgcaaaaaagaaaatgcaaaagCGATGTATCCAGTGACATGTTGGgacgttgtatatatatattcggaTATCAATCATGTGCACAAGCAATCATTTTATATGCAGGCCAATTTGTGTCATtcaagaaaaaatgttgaagCTGTCTTAGTTTCATAGAATGTTCGAAAAATATGGAGctatatgtattttatgataCTGTTATTTCTTGTACATACCTGCAGTGCAAGTGACAGATTTGACAAGACCGGCAACACTCAGACATCATTAGGAGAACCGCCATGGATCTGTACTGCTGCATTAACACTGCCAACCCTTGTGTCACGGCGTCCCATCTTTCTATCGCCTCGGGTTCTAGACAACAAAGCGATCACACTGGTAATAATTTAAAGCTTTTATGGGGGTTATTATCGGCACTTACAATTGTACCAAGTTCCTAAGGTCTAGTCTTAGAAAGCTGTAAATGTTTAAGTAGTTAAGTGGACAACTTGGTAAATGGTGataattattaatgataaaaaatgaaattgagaaGCATCACATTAAAGCCTGATTTTTCAATTTGACTATGGCGGGTTTTTAAAAAGCGTGTTGAAAGTAATTACAATTTGCATTTTTCCTACCATTTATTGTTTGGAACAGAACTATATGTAAAAAGTGGATATGAATtgaaatattctgaccaaaagTCATGAAAATACGATAAAAACGTTAGAAAATAAAACGAAAGGAACAAATGAAATTTATGATAACATCTCACCGGATGTaatgtcaaaatttaaaagaaagcaaatttcattaaaattatagtGGCTATGTAGCAATTcttgcattaaattgcaattGTCTATTAAATGACAACTACAACCTGTCCTCTTTGtccccccccctccccacccccctgagcgccatgttggcGAGAATATTcgaacaattgaatgaaatatgcattgaaATTACAGCTGATTTGGCATTGACATTAGtagcctttgaggcagttttaagagtatgaccattcaaagtgtgagggcAGTATGTACAGTTTtcaatcatgttcagatgatgacatatatttgcagataaacatgtatcctcttagcagcaggaaATAAGTAAATTTGAGGTAATTTCAATGACCATGTGTtgtaaacttgacctttgatctcAGATCCTTAGGAGTCATCTAAAGTTTCAGTTCAACCCCAACCTTAATTCCAAGTTTAAGGGCCATTACTGTAGGCATTGCCAAGttatcacaaataaaaaaaataaacccttaaatcaataggaacCACGAACTGGTCAGGCCTAATCTAAAagtaaagtttgagggccataggtgcaggcattgtcaagtaatGACTTGGACATCTTTTTcgcattcaatgtcactgtgaccttgaccttttatccgatgaccccttaaatcaataggtcATCTGCTTATTAGTTCCAGCTGCCATTTAAtgttgatgaccataggtccagttCAGTGATCACTGTGAGAAGCTTTGTCAATCTTTTCGTgttaaaggtcacagtgaccttaatcTTTGACGTCATGACACCTAAAATAAAAAGCGGCCATATACTGGTCAGCCCAAACCTTCATATCAAGTTAGATAGGAATTGTGGAGTTtgcattccaggtcactgtgacattaaCTTTTGACATGATGACACATAAAATTAGAAgtggtcatcttctggtcaggcctaacctccaAGCCAGGTTTGGGGGCCATGGGAGctggcattgtcaagttatcactcggaaaacccttttgctttcaaggtcaccatgaccatAACCTTATAATCCCTTAAATAAAAAGGCTTTTCAAAAACATGGAAAACGTGCTTCTGGTGGGGTTTGAGCCCACAACATGttgggtgagaggcgtacatgtacatcaatacACCAATgcaatcaaacattttttcttattatatacaatatttttaaagccatTTAAACATTCATTCCTTACTTTGACAATATTTTGGGCGGAAAAGGCATGTTTTTACTGCCACGGCAACAAATAGAAAACAGGTTTAGATCATGTACAAAGTAACTGAGTTTAATAAGAAAAGTtaaattttaaccttttaataGTTGAAAGGAAAACATAAATAGAGAGTATACAAGATTCTGAACAGGACTGGATTTCAATAAGCCCGGTACTTGGCAGGAACGAGCAAAGTGCCATTcaaaaaacaagttattttgtATACAAATGCCTTAAAGAAcagattatataaataatatattatataagtacATTTGTCTTGAAAAAACTGAGGAGTTGAAACACAATATCCCAAAAGAAAAAAGAAGCTATAATAGCCTTTCAGAGGTGAGTTTGGCAAATACAACTTCTGAGGAGATAAAGAAGTAAAAAAGAAGTAACAAAGCCCTTCAAAGGTTGATTTTCAGCCCGCTCCCCCCATACACCATATCCATCCCATCCGTCATCCTCACCCCAAACACCTTCTCCTCCTCATACACCATCCTCACCTCATCCACTGTTCTCACCTCATACACTATCCCTATCCCATACACCATCCCCATACCATCATCACCCCAACGTCATACATCATCCCCACCCCAAACACTATCCCCACCCCATACACCATCCCTACCCATACAACATCCTCACCTCATACACCATCCTAACCCAATCCACTATCCCCACCCTATACACCAACACTATCCCATACACCATCCCCACCAGATACACCATCCCCAACCCATACACTATCCCCACCCTATACACCATCCCCACCCCATACACCATCCCTACCCATACAACATCCTCACCTCATACACCATCCTAACCCAATCCACTATCCCCACCCTATACACCAACACTATCCCATACACCATCCCCACCAGATACACCATCCCCTACCCATACACTATCCCAATCCTATACACCATCCCTACCCATACAACATCCTCACCTCATACACCATCCTAACCCAATCCACTATCCCCACCCTATACACCAACACTATCCCATACACCATCCCCACCAGATACACCATCCCCTACCCATACACTATCCCAATCCTATACACCATCCCCACCCCATACACCATCTTAACCTCATACAGCATCCCCACCGAATCCACCATCCCCATCCCATACCAAATCCTTACCCCATACACCATCCCCATCATAAACACCATCCCCAGCCCATACATCATCCCCATCCTATTCACCATTTCCATCCAATACACTATCCTAACCTTATACAGCATCCCCACCCAATACACCATCCTCATCCAATTCACCATTTCCATCCAATACAATATCTTAACCTCTTACAGCATCCCCACTCAATACACCATCCCCAACCCATACAGCATCCCCACCCAATACACCATCCCCAACCCATACAGCATCCCCACCCCATACACCATCCCCAACCCATACAGCATCCCCACTCAATACACCATCCCCAACCCATACAGCATCCCCACCCAATACACCATCCTCATCCAATTCACCATTTCCATCCAATACACTATCTTAACCTCATACAGCATCCCCACTCAATACACCATCCCCAACCCATACAGCATCCCCACCCAATACACCATCCCCAACCCATACAGCATCCCCACCCAATACACCATCCCCAACCCATACAGCATCCCCACTCAATACACCATCCCCAACCCATACAGCATCCCCACTCAATACACCATCCCCAACCCATACAGCATCCCCACCCAATACACCATCCTCATCCTATTCACCATTTCCATCCAATACACTATTTTAACCTCATACAGCATCCCCACCCAATACACCATTCCCAACCCATACACCATCCCCACCCAATACACCATCCCCAACCCATACAGCATCCCCACTCAATACACCATCCCCAACCCATAGAGCATCCCCACTCAATACACCATCCTCATCCAATTCACCATTTCCATCCAATACACTATTTTAACCTCATACAGCATCCCCACCCAATACACCATCCCCAACCCATACAGCATCCCCACCCAATACACCATCCCCAACCCATACAGCATCCCCACTCAATACACCATCCCCAACCCATACAGCATCCCCACTCAATACACCATCCCCAACCCATACAACATCCCCACCCAATACACCATCCTCATCCAATTCACCATTTCCATCCAATACACTATTTTAACCTCATACAGCATCCCCACCCAATACACCATTCCCAACCCATACACCATCCCCACCCAATACACCATCCTCATCCAATTCACCATTTCCATCCAATACACTATTTTAACCTCATACAGCATCCCCACCCAATACACCATTCCCAATCCATACACCATCCCCACCCCATGCACGATTCCCACCACATATCCACATACATCATAAGAAACCCTATACAGCATCCCTATCCAAACACCTTTCCCATCCCCACGCCATACACCCTTCCAATACAATTCAAGATCCCCAACCATACACCATTCCAACCCCAAATACCATCCTCATCCAAAACAACATTCTCATCCAATACACTATCCCCAACCCATACACCATCCTCATCCCATATACCTTCCTCACCAAATATAGCATTCTCATCCCACAAGCCATCCCCACATCATACACTATCCCCTCACCCATACACCATTCCCACCAAATACACTATCCCCACCCAATTCAACATCCTTACACGTCATCAATTACACCATCCTCATCCCAATAACCATCCTCATCCCATACATCAACTCCACACCATCCACATCCCATACACCATCCTCATCACATCCACCATCCTCATCACATACACCATCCTCATCACATACACCATCCTCATCCCGTACACCATCCTCATCTCATACACCATCCTCATCACATACACCATCCTCATCACATACACCATCCTCATCCCGTACACCATCCTCATCTCATACACCATCCTCATCACATACACCATCCTCATCCCATACACTATCCACACCCCATACAACATCCCCATCACATACACCATCCTCATCTCATACACCATCCCCATCACATCCACCATCCACATCACATACACCATCCTCATCTCATACACCATCCTCATCTCATACACCATCCTAATCACATACACCATCCTCATCCCATACATAATCCTTATCACATATCTATCCCAAACTGAAGCACCATCCACATCCCATACAGCACCCTAACCCAATACACACTCCCAACCCATACACCATCCCAATCCCATACACTATCCTCGCCCCATACAACATCCTCCTCCCATACACTATCCTCACCCCAAACATAATCCCCATCCCATACACTATCTCCACCCCATACACCATCCCCTGCCCATACACCATCCTCACCTCATACACCATCCTTACCCCATCCACCATCCCCATCCCATCTGCTATCCCCAACCCAATACACCATCCTCACCCTATACAGCATCCCCTACCTTTACACCATCCCCACACCATAAACCATCCCTACCCCATATTACATCCCCACCACATACACCATCAGAAACCCTATACAGCATCCTCATCCCATACAGCATTCCCACTCCATACACCATTCCAATACAATCCAAGATCCCCAACCATACACCATCACAACTACAAATACCATCCTCATCCAAAACACCATTCTCCCCCAATACACTATCCCCGACCCAATACAGCATTCTCACCCCATATACCATTCCCACCCAATACACTACCTCCTCACACCAAACACCATCCCCACCCCATACACTATCCTCACCCAatacaacatcatcatcacttTCATTATCTGCACCCAATACACCACCCTTACCTCATACAGCATCTCCACCCAATACACCATCACTATCCCATACATCATGCCTGCCCCATACACCATCCTCATCCCCTCCACTGTCCTCATCCCATTCACCATCCATATCACATACACCATCCCCACCCTCACCCCATCCACTATTCCCACCCAATACAGCATCCTTATCCCATACACAATCACATACACCATCCTCAACCAATACACCATCCCCACCCTCACACCATCCACTTTTCCCATCACATAAATCATCCTCATTCCATACACCATCCCAAACCCATACACCATCCCCACCCCATACAACATCCTCATCCTATAGACAATGCCTTACACCATCCTAAATAAATACGTCATCCCTACCCTCACCCCATCCACTATTCCCTACCCATACACCATCTTACCCCATACACCATCCTTACCTTATACATCATTCTCACTCTATACACCATCCCCACCCCATACACAATACCTGCATAATCCTACACCCCACCCCATCCACCATCCTCACCTCATACCCCATCCCCACCCTATCCACCATCCCCACCCAATCCTACACCCCCACCCAATCCACTATCCTCACCCCTTATACCATCCCCACACAATTCAAACCCTCCCTATCTCATGCACCACCTCCACCCGATAGACCATCCACATCCCACCCAACCTCATACACCATCCCCAGCTGATACACCATCCTCAGCCCATACACCCTCCCTACCCCATACACCATCCAATCCCAGTACACCATCCCCATCTGATCCACCATCCTCGCCAAATGCAGCATCCCCACCCCATCCACCATCCTCACCATCCCAAACCTATATAATACATCATACCCACCCTATACATCATCCCCACCCCATGCCCCTACTTTTCATCAACAAGTGGCCCTTACCCCATGTAGAATCTAGCTTGTTcatcaaacaacaacaacgctAGGATATGAGACACCTCGTAGCATCTTTTTATACACCATCGCCAACAAACGCAGCATCCCCACCCCATCCACCATCCTCACCACATACAGCACTCTCACCATCCCAACCCTATATAATACACCATACCCACCCTAACCATCATCCCCACCCCATCCCCACCCCATGCCCCTACTTTTCATCAATAAGTGGCCCTTACCCCATGTAGAATCTAGCTTGTTCATCAAACGGCAACGGATTTGAGTCACCTCGTAGCATGTTCTTCCATCATTTGAAAATAGTAGCGTTACTGGAAAACAGAAAACAAGAGTATGtatatgtttgaattaaacaaggggaataatttatgaaaaatttGAACCAGTGTAATGGATCTTCTCAAAAATCTGCTCTATGTCTAGTATTCTGTTCACACATAAACAACTCTCAAGTAAAGAACCTGGTTTTGGACAATTATGCATGGCTTATAACTTGCGAAGCAATCATTAAgtcatttgtgttttatttttgttcaaacgAAAACATCATAAGGATTTCAAATTTCATTCTGACCAATTCTAGAAAATTTAACcattgaaaaacaagaacaagaGTTCCAAATGCATGCATAAAGGcattttttactgttaaaaAGGGCATAAATGAACTATAATTTAagttacatatacatgtatacataaaactGGTAATAACTATGTCATGTGAACATTTTGGATGTTTTTCGTATATCCACgccaacaatgatgatgacaccaacactatttttgaaatacagaCAAGCTTACAATCGACAGTAAGAAAAGTGTTAGCAGTAAAACCTCTTACCTTGAACAAGAGTCAGGTACAAGCTGGTATCGTGTGCCAGTCTGTGTCTCAGGGAGTAGCCATTATAATGTATGCAATAAAACTGCCCACCTCTGATGAGTGTCAGGTACAAGCTGGTATCATGTGCCAATCTGTGTCTCAGGGAGTAGTCATTATGAACGATGCTTCTCAGAATGTATAAACAACCAGGGAGGTATGCCTGCATGTCACTCTGAAAAAATCCTTGTAATACAGTCCAAACCCGCTATGTC contains:
- the LOC128242181 gene encoding uncharacterized protein LOC128242181, whose protein sequence is MQAYLPGCLYILRSIVHNDYSLRHRLAHDTSLYLTLIRGGQFYCIHYNGYSLRHRLAHDTSLYLTLVQVTLLFSNDGRTCYEVTQIRCRLMNKLDSTWEPEAIERWDAVTQGLAVLMQQYRSMAVLLMMSECCRSCQICHLHCR